Proteins encoded together in one Branchiostoma lanceolatum isolate klBraLanc5 chromosome 11, klBraLanc5.hap2, whole genome shotgun sequence window:
- the LOC136444212 gene encoding cysteine protease ATG4D-like encodes MDKLRELRAGGGGGVPDARRRETSQPLSSPVRNGLVMRPLEGEAFPPDLSDSADSGEKAKTKLMSMWNNVRYGWTIKVKTNFSYDLPIWLQGVCYHRRNEELTKQLEPLTDADRRLYTMELFKRDFASKIWLTYRREFPQLAGSMFTTDCGWGCMLRSGQMLLAGGLVMHFLGRDWRWFGNQTREQEAFHREIIGWFGDNESSPFSLHRLVQIGQNLGKRAGDWYGPSSVAHIMKDGMDGAPEFHPLLSQVCVYVAQDCTVYKQDVVSLCTKRRRLSSNTADRAGSSENWCSVIILIPVRLGGESLNPIYEPCIKGLFTMDHCLGVIGGRPKHSLYFVGFQDDKLIHLDPHFCQEVVDMTPRDFPLESFHCMNPRKMSIARMDPSCTIGFYCRTREDFNKFCTTVTEEMLRQPGPKADYPMFIVSDGSAEDCKLEGTMQNQPERILRVQHLDREGQLRPLGGPQEDFVFL; translated from the exons ATGGACAAACTTCGCGAGTTGCGTGCAGGGGGAGGAGGCGGGGTGCCCGATGCCAGACGACGGGAGACCAGCCAGCCCCTGTCTTCTCCCGTCAGAAACGGGCTCGTCATGAGGCCGCTGGAAGGAGAAGCTTTCCCACCAGATTTGTCCGATTCTGCAGACTCGGGAGAAAAGGCTAAAACCAAGCTGATGTCCATGTGGAACAACGTACGCTATG GTTGGACCATCAAGGTCAAGACTAATTTCAGCTATGACCTTCCCATTTGGCTCCAGGGAGTATGTTATCACAGGAGAAATGAAG AGCTGACAAAGCAACTGGAGCCCCTGACAGATGCGGACAGACGACTCTACACTATGGAGCTGTTCAAGAGAGACTTTGCCTCCAAGATCTGGCTGACGTACCGCCGGGAGTTTCCCCAGCTAGCCGGGTCCATGTTTACTACAGACTGCGGGTGGGGCTGTATGCTGCGCAGTGGGCAGATGTTGTTGGCTGGAGGACTTGTCATGCACTTCTTGGGAAGAG ACTGGAGATGGTTTGGGAATCAGACCAGGGAACAGGAGGCCTTCCACAGAGAGATAATCGGCTGGTTTGGTGACAATGAGAGCAGTCCGTTCTCCCTACACAGACTGGTACAGATAGGGCAGAACTTAGGCAAGAGGGCAGGGGACTGGTACGGACCATCCTCAGTGGCACACATCATGAA AGATGGCATGGACGGGGCACCAGAGTTCCACCCACTGTTGAGTCAGGTGTGCGTGTATGTGGCACAGGATTGTACAG TGTATAAGCAGGACGTGGTGAGCCTGTGTACCAAGAGAAGACGACTGTCCAGTAACACAGCTGACAGAGCGGGGAGCTCGGAGAACTGGTGTTCTGTCATCATCCTTATCCCTGTACGGTTAGGAGGGGAGAGTCTCAACCCCATCTATGAGCCATGTATAAAG GGGCTGTTCACCATGGATCACTGTCTGGGAGTGATTGGAGGCCGACCCAAGCATTCTCTGTACTTTGTGGGATTCCAAG ATGACAAACTTATCCACCTTGACCCCCACTTCTGTCAGGAGGTAGTGGACATGACCCCACGTGACTTCCCCCTGGAG TCCTTCCACTGTATGAACCCCCGTAAGATGTCCATTGCCAGGATGGACCCCAGCTGCACCATCGGCTTCTACTGTAGAACCAGGGAGGACTTCAACAAGTTCTGCACCACTGTCACAGAGGAG ATGCTCCGACAGCCGGGCCCTAAAGCGGACTATCCCATGTTCATCGTGTCAGACGGGAGCGCGGAGGACTGCAAGCTGGAAGGAACCATGCAGAACCAACCAGAACGCATCCTACGTGTACAACACTTGGACAGGGAGGGGCAACTACGCCCCCTGGGTGGACCGCAGGAGGATTTCGTGTTCTTGTAA